In Chiloscyllium plagiosum isolate BGI_BamShark_2017 chromosome 26, ASM401019v2, whole genome shotgun sequence, one genomic interval encodes:
- the pth4 gene encoding parathyroid hormone 4 produces MLFPGQALTFTLIILLCSSVRCQNTVESKRTVTEHQLLHDKGRTMEQLKRLMWLNNAMSGVHTASRRRWPSAGLLSAKRAQQAECSSPGRLNTGFHPATNV; encoded by the exons ATGCTGTTTCCCGGCCAGGCTCTGACCTTCACCTTGATCATTTTACTTTGCAGTTCGGTGAGATGTCAGAATACTGTGGAAAG TAAACGGACAGTGACAGAGCACCAGCTGCTGCATGACAAGGGGAGGACCATGGAGCAGCTCAAGCGGCTGATGTGGCTGAACAACGCGATGAGTGGGGTCCACACTGCCAGCAGGAGGCGCTGGCCCAGTGCAGGACTGCTCTCTGCCAAGCGGGCCCAGCAGGCAGAGTGCAGTAGCCCAGGGAGACTGAACACAGGCTTCCACCCTGCAACCAATGTCTAG